A stretch of the Epinephelus fuscoguttatus linkage group LG2, E.fuscoguttatus.final_Chr_v1 genome encodes the following:
- the socs4 gene encoding suppressor of cytokine signaling 4: protein MSEKKPRGSDTRPKSGLRSWSADSYVWRGKKRSRSSRNGSSPGGLEMEGTEELGVRSTSCPRRRRERKCSCNTLGEALTSADIDVVCRKALTRRSLRQKFQDAVGQCFPLRSHHHHHHHHHHALGSSRPFSVLFWSKRKIHVSELMQDKCPFSPKSELARCWHLIKNQATHSNALKDMEAPLKPSVSSSSTSPPQTPLSWDDICCSPGTGGTTLEDWDPSCPHGGAEGSCGHTDYILVPDLLQINNSSCYWGVLNRFEAEELLEGKPEGTFLLRDSAQDEFLFSVSFRRYSRSLHARIEQNEKRFSFDVRDPCMYRDPSVTGLLRHYSDPATCLFFEPLLSRPLPRTFPFTLQHLCRAVICSHTTYQGIDNLLLPPQLRDYLRQYHIKCDGACAV, encoded by the coding sequence ATGTCAGAGAAGAAGCCACGAGGTTCAGACACACGTCCCAAAAGTGGCCTCCGCAGCTGGAGTGCAGACAGTTATGTCTGGCGGGGGAAGAAACGCTCACGGAGCTCTCGAAACGGGTCAAGTCCTGGAGGGCTCGAGATGGAGGGGACAGAGGAGCTGGGTGTACGATCGACATCCTGTCCAAGGCGgcgcagagagagaaagtgtaGCTGCAACACTCTTGGGGAAGCATTGACGTCTGCAGACATTGATGTAGTGTGTCGGAAGGCCTTGACCCGCCGCTCTCTGAGGCAGAAGTTCCAGGATGCTGTGGGCCAGTGTTTTCCACTGCGCtctcaccatcaccaccatcatcatcaccaccatgcATTGGGCTCCTCGCGACCCTTCTCAGTGCTGTTCTGGTCCAAACGCAAGATCCATGTCTCAGAGCTCATGCAGGACAAGTGTCCCTTCTCGCCCAAGTCTGAACTGGCCCGATGTTGGCACCTTATAAAAAACCAGGCCACCCACTCAAATGCCCTCAAGGACATGGAGGCTCCCCTCAAACCcagtgtctcctcctcctctacctcccCACCACAGACGCCTCTCTCCTGGGATGACATCTGCTGCTCTCCTGGAACTGGAGGCACTACTCTGGAGGACTGGGACCCTTCTTGTCCTCATGGGGGAGCAGAGGGCAGCTGTGGCCACACTGACTACATCCTGGTACCGGATCTCCTCCAGATCAACAACAGCTCCTGTTACTGGGGTGTGTTGAACCGCTTTGAGGCAGAAGAGCTCCTGGAGGGCAAACCAGAGGGAACATTTTTGCTCCGAGACTCTGCCCAGGATGAGTTCCTCTTCTCAGTCAGCTTCCGTCGCTACAGCCGCTCCCTGCACGCACGCATCGAGCAGAACGAAAAGCGTTTCAGCTTTGATGTGCGTGACCCGTGCATGTACCGGGATCCCAGTGTGACAGGACTACTGCGACACTACAGTGACCCGGCCACCTGCCTCTTCTTTGAGCCCCTTTTATCCCGACCGCTTCCAAGGACCTTCCCTTTCACCCTGCAGCACCTGTGCAGGGCTGTGATCTGCAGCCACACCACCTACCAGGGCATTGACAACCTGCTGCTGCCACCTCAGCTCAGGGACTACCTCCGACAGTATCACATTAAGTGTGATGGAGCCTGCGCTGTGTGA